In the genome of Rhodoferax sp. BAB1, one region contains:
- a CDS encoding ATP phosphoribosyltransferase regulatory subunit, with protein MSAWLLPDHIADVLPSEARHIEELRRDLLDMARCYGYELVMPPLLEHLESLLTGTGQALNLQTFKLVDQLSGRSMGLRADTTPQVARIDAHLLNRRGVARLCYCGPVVHTRPASPHATREPLQFGAEIYGHAGPEADLEALQLALDCLKAARLPGYTVDLADVRIVSALLEGVPADAETLTAIHAALAAKDVSSLTQLTRDFPAASRQGLLALPRLYGDATVLDEARKVLPALTAIHQALDGLKWLASQLEGTPLGFDLADLRGYAYYSGMRFAVYAEGVSDALLRGGRYDEVGAVFGRKRPAVGFSLDLKTLVGAVPARALRAAIRAPWSESASLRTAIARLRKEGETVVCVLPGHESEIDEFHCDRELTDVAGRWVVSAI; from the coding sequence ATGTCCGCCTGGCTCCTGCCGGATCACATTGCCGATGTCCTGCCTTCCGAGGCCCGCCACATCGAGGAACTGCGCCGCGACCTGCTCGACATGGCGCGTTGTTATGGCTATGAACTGGTCATGCCGCCGCTGCTCGAGCACCTCGAGTCGCTGCTGACCGGCACCGGCCAGGCGCTCAACCTGCAGACCTTCAAGCTGGTCGACCAGCTCTCGGGCCGTTCCATGGGACTGCGCGCCGACACCACGCCGCAGGTGGCTCGTATCGACGCGCACCTGCTGAACCGCCGCGGTGTGGCCCGCCTGTGCTACTGCGGCCCGGTGGTGCACACGCGCCCGGCCAGCCCGCACGCCACGCGCGAGCCGCTGCAGTTCGGCGCCGAGATCTACGGCCATGCCGGCCCCGAGGCCGACCTGGAAGCGCTGCAACTGGCGCTGGACTGCCTCAAGGCGGCCCGTCTGCCGGGCTACACCGTGGACCTGGCCGACGTGCGCATCGTCAGTGCCTTGCTCGAAGGCGTACCGGCCGATGCCGAGACCCTGACCGCGATCCACGCGGCCCTGGCGGCCAAGGATGTGTCGTCGCTGACCCAACTCACCCGTGATTTTCCTGCCGCTTCCCGCCAGGGCCTGCTGGCCCTGCCGCGCCTCTACGGCGATGCGACCGTTCTGGATGAGGCCCGCAAGGTCCTGCCGGCGCTGACCGCGATACACCAGGCGCTGGACGGCCTGAAGTGGCTGGCCAGCCAGCTGGAGGGCACGCCCCTGGGCTTCGACCTGGCCGATCTGCGTGGTTACGCCTACTACAGCGGCATGCGCTTCGCCGTGTATGCCGAAGGTGTGAGCGATGCGCTGCTGCGCGGCGGCCGTTATGACGAGGTGGGGGCCGTGTTCGGGCGCAAGCGCCCGGCCGTGGGTTTCAGCCTGGACCTCAAGACCCTGGTGGGGGCCGTGCCGGCGCGCGCGCTGCGCGCAGCCATCCGGGCGCCCTGGAGCGAATCGGCTTCCCTGCGCACGGCCATCGCACGCCTGCGCAAAGAGGGCGAAACCGTGGTCTGCGTGCTTCCCGGCCACGAAAGTGAAATCGACGAATTCCATTGCGACCGCGAGCTGACCGATGTGGCAGGTCGCTGGGTCGTCAGCGCCATCTGA
- a CDS encoding PLP-dependent transferase: MQDKRTGLIHHPYTPPEGFAAPQPGVYKASTVFFPSVAAMRSREWKDKTGYTYGLHGTPTSYLLEERIATLEGGAQCLLVPSGLAAIATVALSLLKSGDEVLIPDNAYGPSKALANGELKDWGITHQCYDPMDPQDLARRIGPRTKLVWLEAAGSVTLEFPDLREQLRICRAAGVLCALDNTWGAGLAFNAFELGQGQGVDISIHALTKYPSGGGDVLMGSIVTRDPQLHIRLKLTHMRLGLGVGMNDVEAVLRALPSLVLRYREHDRTARALARWCQGRPEVAQVLHPALPGSPGHAHWQALCGTEEGKAAGLFSVIFHERYSAAQVDAFCDALRLFKLGYSWGGPTSLVVPYELAGMRQGWPAHLARGTLVRFSTGLEAVEDLQADLAQALAALN, from the coding sequence ATGCAGGACAAACGCACCGGCCTGATCCACCATCCCTACACGCCCCCCGAGGGTTTTGCCGCGCCGCAGCCCGGCGTGTACAAGGCCTCCACCGTCTTTTTCCCCAGCGTGGCCGCCATGCGCAGCCGCGAGTGGAAGGACAAGACCGGTTACACCTACGGCCTGCACGGCACGCCCACCAGCTACCTGCTGGAAGAGCGCATCGCCACGCTGGAGGGTGGCGCCCAGTGCCTGCTGGTGCCCAGCGGCCTGGCGGCCATCGCCACGGTGGCCCTGTCCCTGCTCAAGAGCGGCGACGAAGTGCTGATCCCCGACAACGCCTACGGCCCCAGCAAGGCGCTGGCCAACGGTGAACTGAAAGACTGGGGCATCACCCACCAGTGCTACGACCCGATGGACCCGCAGGACCTGGCGCGCCGCATCGGCCCCAGGACCAAACTGGTGTGGCTCGAAGCGGCCGGTTCGGTCACGCTGGAGTTTCCCGACCTGCGCGAGCAGCTGCGCATCTGTCGTGCCGCCGGCGTCCTGTGCGCACTGGACAACACCTGGGGCGCTGGCCTGGCCTTCAATGCCTTTGAACTCGGGCAGGGGCAGGGCGTGGACATCTCGATCCACGCGCTCACCAAATACCCCAGCGGTGGTGGCGACGTGCTCATGGGCTCCATCGTCACGCGCGACCCCCAGCTGCACATCCGCCTCAAGCTCACCCACATGCGCCTGGGTCTGGGCGTGGGCATGAACGATGTGGAGGCCGTGCTGCGCGCGCTGCCCAGCCTGGTCTTGCGCTACCGCGAACACGACCGCACGGCGCGCGCGCTGGCACGCTGGTGCCAGGGCCGCCCCGAAGTGGCGCAGGTGCTGCACCCGGCGCTGCCGGGCTCGCCCGGGCATGCGCACTGGCAGGCGCTGTGCGGGACAGAGGAGGGTAAAGCCGCCGGCCTCTTCAGCGTGATCTTCCATGAACGCTACAGCGCCGCGCAGGTGGACGCCTTTTGCGACGCCTTGCGCCTGTTCAAGCTGGGCTACAGCTGGGGCGGACCGACCAGCCTGGTCGTGCCCTACGAGCTGGCCGGCATGCGCCAGGGCTGGCCGGCCCATCTGGCGCGCGGCACCCTGGTGCGTTTCTCCACCGGCCTGGAGGCGGTCGAGGACCTGCAGGCCGACCTGGCGCAGGCGCTGGCCGCCTTGAACTGA
- a CDS encoding ABC transporter permease: MNNLMRWWPVFLRNLLVWRKLAIPSLVGNIAEPLMWLVAFGYGLGALVGSVPLDGQQVPYILFLASGSICMSAMNAASFEALYSAFSRMHVQKTWDSIMNAPIALRDVLLAEMLWAGFKSLFSVTAILGVMLALDISRSPMLLLAWPILLLAGITFSCLALIFNALAKGYDFFTYYFTLFLTPMMFLSGVFFPRDNLPPLLQHVSAWLPLTQAVELVRPLFLGQWPQDVLLHLGVLVLYALVAWSIALALTRRRFRG; encoded by the coding sequence ATGAACAATCTCATGCGTTGGTGGCCCGTTTTCCTGCGCAACCTGCTGGTCTGGCGCAAGCTCGCCATCCCCAGCCTGGTGGGCAACATCGCCGAGCCGCTGATGTGGCTCGTAGCCTTCGGTTACGGCCTGGGCGCGCTCGTGGGCAGCGTGCCCCTGGACGGGCAGCAGGTGCCCTACATCCTCTTCCTGGCCAGCGGCTCGATCTGCATGAGCGCCATGAACGCGGCCTCCTTCGAGGCGCTGTACTCGGCCTTCTCGCGCATGCACGTGCAGAAGACCTGGGACAGCATCATGAACGCGCCCATCGCCCTGCGCGACGTGCTGCTGGCCGAGATGCTGTGGGCCGGCTTCAAGTCCCTGTTCTCCGTCACCGCCATCCTGGGCGTGATGCTGGCGCTGGACATCAGCCGCAGCCCCATGCTGCTGCTGGCCTGGCCCATCCTGCTGCTGGCGGGCATCACCTTCAGCTGCCTGGCGCTGATCTTCAATGCCCTGGCCAAGGGCTATGACTTCTTTACCTACTACTTCACGCTGTTCCTCACGCCCATGATGTTTTTGAGCGGCGTGTTCTTCCCGCGCGATAACCTGCCACCCCTGCTGCAGCACGTCTCGGCCTGGCTGCCGTTGACCCAGGCGGTGGAACTGGTGCGCCCGCTTTTCCTGGGGCAGTGGCCGCAGGACGTGCTGCTGCACCTGGGCGTGCTGGTCCTCTACGCGCTGGTGGCCTGGTCCATCGCCCTGGCCCTTACCCGGCGCCGTTTCCGGGGTTGA
- a CDS encoding DUF2065 family protein, translated as MDSDAFWLAMALVLVIEGLFPFLSPGGWRRMFAQILQLGDGQIRFFGLCSILAGLLWLVWLLF; from the coding sequence GTGGACAGCGACGCCTTCTGGCTGGCCATGGCCCTCGTCCTGGTGATCGAGGGCCTGTTCCCTTTTCTCTCCCCGGGGGGCTGGCGTCGTATGTTTGCCCAGATCCTGCAGCTGGGCGACGGCCAGATCCGGTTTTTCGGCCTGTGCAGCATCCTGGCCGGCCTGTTGTGGCTGGTCTGGTTGCTGTTCTAA
- a CDS encoding adenylosuccinate synthase, which yields MNTTKGRNVVVVGTQWGDEGKGKLVDWLTEFAQGVVRFQGGHNAGHTLVINGVKTALHLIPSGIMRAGVKCYIGNGVVLSAAKLFEEIEGLEKAGVEVRSRLRISEACPLILPFHVALDVAREAAREQGGSEKIGTTGRGIGPAYEDKIARRALRVQDLKYPERFAAKLKELLALHNHVLGTFLGSKKFTFGDALKPYMKDGEVQFEPVYAEAMRHAELLKPMMADVSRELNDANRNGANLLFEGAQGTLLDVDHGTYPYVTSSNCVAGNAAAGAGVGPGLLHYILGITKAYCTRVGGGPFPTELDWETPGTPGYHMSTVGAEKGVTTGRSRRCGWFDAALLKRSAQVNGLTGMCLTKLDVLDGLKELLLCTGYELDGEITDILPMGAEEIARCKPIYETLPGWTESTVGVTQYDKLPINARLYLQRIEQVTGVPIHIISTSPDRDHTIMMRHPYVA from the coding sequence ATGAATACAACCAAAGGTCGTAACGTCGTCGTCGTGGGCACCCAGTGGGGTGACGAAGGCAAGGGCAAGCTGGTCGACTGGCTCACCGAGTTTGCCCAGGGCGTGGTGCGTTTCCAGGGGGGGCACAATGCCGGCCACACCCTGGTCATCAACGGCGTCAAGACCGCCTTGCATCTGATCCCCAGCGGCATCATGCGCGCCGGCGTCAAGTGCTACATCGGCAACGGCGTGGTGCTGTCGGCCGCCAAGCTGTTCGAGGAAATCGAAGGCCTGGAGAAGGCAGGGGTCGAGGTGCGCTCACGCCTGCGCATCAGCGAGGCCTGCCCCCTGATCCTGCCTTTCCACGTGGCGCTGGACGTGGCCCGTGAAGCCGCGCGCGAGCAGGGCGGCTCCGAGAAGATCGGCACCACCGGCCGCGGCATCGGCCCGGCCTACGAAGACAAGATCGCCCGCCGCGCCCTGCGCGTGCAGGACCTGAAATACCCCGAGCGTTTCGCTGCCAAGCTCAAGGAGCTGCTGGCCCTGCACAACCATGTGCTGGGCACCTTCCTGGGTTCGAAGAAGTTCACCTTCGGTGATGCGCTCAAGCCCTACATGAAGGACGGCGAGGTGCAGTTCGAGCCGGTCTATGCCGAGGCCATGCGCCACGCCGAACTGCTCAAGCCCATGATGGCCGACGTCTCGCGCGAGCTCAACGATGCCAACCGCAACGGCGCCAACCTGCTGTTCGAAGGCGCGCAGGGCACGCTGTTGGACGTGGACCACGGCACCTACCCCTACGTCACCTCCAGCAACTGCGTGGCTGGCAATGCCGCCGCCGGTGCCGGCGTGGGCCCGGGCCTGCTGCACTACATCCTGGGCATCACCAAGGCCTACTGCACCCGCGTGGGCGGAGGTCCCTTCCCGACCGAGCTGGACTGGGAAACCCCCGGCACCCCGGGTTACCACATGAGCACCGTTGGCGCCGAAAAGGGCGTGACCACCGGCCGCTCGCGCCGCTGCGGCTGGTTCGACGCCGCGCTGCTCAAGCGCAGCGCCCAGGTCAACGGCCTGACCGGCATGTGCCTGACCAAGCTGGACGTGCTCGACGGTCTCAAGGAGCTGCTGCTGTGCACCGGCTACGAGCTGGACGGCGAGATCACCGACATCCTGCCCATGGGTGCCGAGGAGATCGCGCGCTGTAAGCCCATCTACGAAACCCTGCCCGGCTGGACCGAGAGCACGGTGGGCGTGACCCAGTACGACAAGCTGCCGATCAATGCGCGCCTGTATCTGCAGCGCATCGAGCAGGTCACCGGTGTGCCCATCCACATCATCTCGACCAGCCCGGACCGTGATCACACCATCATGATGCGCCACCCTTACGTGGCTTGA
- a CDS encoding ATP-binding cassette domain-containing protein gives MPDAFLECHNLVKRYGEATVVNDLSFAIRPGECLGVIGPNGAGKTTTLRMCLGLSTPDSGRVEAFGLRMPADAHAIKAQLGVVTQFDSLDPDFSCAENLLVFGRYFGMKTADIRARIPGLLEFAALSHKADAKPGQLSGGMRRRLSLARALVNDPRLLLLDEPTTGLDPQARHLMWERLQQLMQQGKSILLTTHFMDEAERLCDRLLVIDHGRKIAEGTPRDLIAAHLEPDVVEVYGGDASALSTGPLRAMASRVEVSGETVFFYTQDAAPLMQALAHDHSVRSLHRPANLEDLFLKMTGRQIREEA, from the coding sequence ATGCCCGACGCCTTCCTCGAATGCCACAACCTCGTCAAACGCTACGGCGAGGCCACGGTCGTCAATGACCTGAGTTTTGCCATCCGCCCCGGCGAGTGCCTGGGCGTCATCGGCCCCAACGGCGCCGGCAAGACCACCACCCTGCGCATGTGCCTGGGCCTGAGCACGCCGGACAGCGGCCGTGTCGAGGCCTTCGGCCTGCGCATGCCGGCCGACGCGCACGCCATCAAGGCCCAGCTGGGCGTGGTGACCCAGTTCGACTCGCTCGACCCCGACTTCAGCTGCGCCGAGAACCTGCTGGTCTTCGGCCGTTATTTCGGCATGAAGACGGCGGACATCCGTGCGCGCATTCCCGGCCTGCTGGAGTTCGCCGCGCTCTCGCACAAGGCCGACGCCAAACCCGGCCAGCTCTCGGGTGGCATGCGCCGCCGGCTCAGCCTGGCGCGTGCCCTGGTGAACGACCCGCGCCTGCTGCTGCTCGACGAGCCCACTACCGGCCTGGACCCGCAGGCCCGCCACCTGATGTGGGAACGCCTGCAGCAGTTGATGCAGCAGGGCAAGTCCATCCTGCTGACCACCCACTTCATGGACGAGGCCGAGCGCCTGTGCGACCGCCTGCTGGTCATCGACCACGGCCGCAAGATCGCCGAGGGCACGCCGCGGGATCTCATCGCCGCGCACCTGGAGCCCGACGTGGTCGAGGTTTATGGTGGTGACGCCTCTGCGCTGAGCACGGGGCCGCTGCGGGCCATGGCCAGCCGGGTCGAAGTCAGTGGTGAGACCGTGTTTTTCTACACGCAGGATGCGGCGCCGCTGATGCAGGCGCTGGCGCACGACCACAGCGTGCGCAGCCTGCACCGGCCTGCGAACCTGGAGGATCTGTTCCTCAAAATGACCGGGCGCCAGATCCGGGAGGAGGCATGA
- a CDS encoding DUF3147 family protein translates to MGWLITKYLLTAAVVVGVSEMARRSDRLGGLLAALPLVTVLTLIWLYVEKQPAQKIANHAWYTFWYVLPTLPMFLAFPALLSRLGFWPTLLACVLISLVCFGLLALLLRPYGIELF, encoded by the coding sequence ATGGGCTGGCTCATCACCAAATACCTGCTGACCGCCGCCGTGGTGGTGGGGGTGTCCGAAATGGCCCGGCGCAGCGACCGGCTGGGCGGCCTGCTGGCCGCGCTGCCCCTGGTCACGGTCCTGACGCTGATCTGGCTCTACGTCGAGAAACAGCCGGCCCAGAAGATCGCCAACCACGCCTGGTACACCTTCTGGTACGTGTTGCCCACCCTGCCCATGTTCCTGGCCTTCCCGGCGCTGCTGTCGCGCCTGGGCTTCTGGCCCACGCTGCTGGCGTGCGTGCTCATCTCCCTGGTCTGCTTCGGCCTGCTGGCGCTGCTGCTGCGGCCTTACGGCATCGAACTGTTCTAG
- a CDS encoding phosphoribosyltransferase produces the protein MLTEDGKHLYVSYGEYHNLVEKLAIKIHQSGWEFDTILCLARGGMRPGDILSRIFEKPLAIMSTSSYRANAGTEQGHLDIAKYITTPQGEIAGRVLLVDDLADSGHTLQSVVRMLRDNYPPITDLRTAVIWTKGVSSFQPDYSVDYLPTNPWIHQPFEVYDRMHIADVLAKWKV, from the coding sequence ATGTTGACGGAAGATGGCAAGCACCTGTACGTGAGCTACGGCGAGTACCACAACCTGGTCGAGAAGCTGGCCATCAAGATCCACCAGTCGGGCTGGGAGTTCGATACCATCCTGTGCCTGGCGCGCGGCGGCATGCGCCCCGGCGACATCCTCTCGCGCATCTTCGAGAAGCCCCTGGCCATCATGTCCACCAGCTCCTACCGGGCCAACGCCGGCACCGAGCAGGGCCACCTGGACATCGCCAAGTACATCACCACGCCCCAGGGCGAGATCGCCGGCCGTGTGCTGCTGGTGGATGACCTGGCCGATTCCGGCCACACCCTGCAGTCCGTGGTGCGCATGCTGCGCGACAACTATCCTCCGATCACCGATCTGCGCACGGCCGTGATCTGGACCAAGGGCGTGTCGTCCTTCCAGCCCGATTACTCGGTGGATTACCTGCCCACCAATCCCTGGATCCACCAGCCTTTTGAGGTCTACGACCGCATGCATATCGCCGATGTGCTGGCGAAGTGGAAAGTCTGA
- the hflC gene encoding protease modulator HflC has translation MNRIGFILSSLLVLLALASSMLFVVDQRQFGVVYALGQIKEVITEPGLNVKLPPPFQNVSYIDKRLLTLDSSDTEPMLTAEKQRVVIDWYVRWRISEPTEYIRNVGLNEAAGASQLNRVVRNAFQEEINKRTVKELLSLKREALMSDVKDEVLKAVRGEKPWGIDVVDVRITRVDYVEAITESVYRRMQAERTRVANELRSTGAAEGEKIRADADRQREVTVANAYRDAQKVKGQGDAEAARIYAEAFGRDPQFAQFYRSLEAYKASFASKSDVMVLDPSSSEFFKVFRGQGVAPKK, from the coding sequence ATGAACCGTATCGGATTCATCCTTTCCTCCCTGCTGGTGCTGCTGGCACTGGCCAGTTCCATGCTGTTCGTGGTCGACCAGCGCCAGTTCGGCGTGGTCTATGCTCTGGGCCAGATCAAGGAAGTCATCACCGAGCCCGGCCTCAACGTCAAGCTGCCGCCGCCCTTCCAGAACGTGAGCTACATCGACAAGCGCCTGCTCACGCTGGACAGCAGCGACACCGAGCCCATGCTGACTGCCGAGAAGCAGCGTGTGGTGATCGACTGGTATGTGCGCTGGCGCATCAGCGAGCCCACCGAATACATCCGCAACGTGGGCCTCAACGAGGCCGCCGGCGCGAGCCAGCTCAACCGCGTGGTGCGCAATGCCTTCCAGGAAGAGATCAACAAGCGCACCGTCAAGGAATTGCTCTCGCTCAAGCGCGAGGCCCTGATGTCCGACGTCAAGGACGAAGTGCTCAAGGCTGTGCGCGGCGAGAAGCCCTGGGGCATCGACGTGGTGGACGTGCGCATCACCCGCGTGGACTATGTGGAAGCCATCACCGAGTCGGTCTACCGCCGCATGCAGGCCGAACGCACCCGCGTGGCCAACGAGCTGCGCTCCACCGGTGCGGCCGAGGGCGAGAAGATCCGTGCCGACGCCGACCGCCAGCGCGAGGTGACGGTGGCCAATGCCTACCGTGACGCGCAGAAGGTCAAGGGCCAGGGCGACGCCGAGGCCGCGCGCATCTACGCCGAGGCCTTCGGCCGCGACCCGCAATTTGCCCAGTTCTACCGCAGCCTGGAGGCCTACAAGGCCAGTTTTGCCAGCAAGAGCGACGTGATGGTGCTCGACCCCAGCAGCTCGGAGTTCTTCAAGGTCTTCCGCGGCCAGGGCGTAGCGCCCAAGAAATAA
- the hflK gene encoding FtsH protease activity modulator HflK produces MKLHARAFRWASPLSWPGRLRGMFNLNDPRWGRGDDKPSEGRPEPGRPDNDVPPPQGHGRGARPGNTQGPPDLDELWRDFNRKLSGLFGGGRGGQGGNGGTPPDMKSAGFGIGLILAIVVLIWLGTGFFIVQEGQQAVITQFGKYKSTVGAGFNWRLPYPIQRHELVFVTQIRSVDVGRDVVIKATGLRESAMLTEDENIVEIKFAVQYRLNDARAYLFESRNPADAVVQAAETAVREVVGKMKMDSALSEERDQIAPRVRKLMQDILDRYKVGIEVVGINLQQGGVRPPEQVQAAFDDVLKAGQERERLKNEAQAYANDVVPRAIGTASRLKEEAEGYKSRIVAQAQGDGQRFRSVLTEYQKAPQVTRDRLYLESMQLIYGNVTKVLVDSKQGSNLLYLPLDKIMQLSGDATAAPLMQGVAPGLATPTPPSSAAAADARSRENLRSRERETR; encoded by the coding sequence ATGAAACTCCATGCAAGAGCCTTCCGCTGGGCCAGTCCGCTGAGCTGGCCTGGCCGCCTGCGCGGCATGTTCAACCTGAACGACCCGCGCTGGGGCCGGGGCGATGACAAGCCGTCCGAGGGCAGGCCCGAACCGGGCCGCCCTGACAACGACGTGCCGCCCCCGCAGGGCCATGGTCGCGGTGCCCGTCCCGGCAACACCCAGGGGCCGCCCGATCTGGATGAACTCTGGCGTGACTTCAACCGCAAGCTCTCCGGCCTGTTCGGCGGTGGGCGTGGCGGCCAGGGTGGCAATGGCGGCACGCCGCCCGACATGAAGAGTGCGGGTTTCGGCATCGGCCTGATCTTGGCCATCGTGGTCCTGATCTGGCTGGGCACAGGTTTTTTCATCGTGCAGGAAGGCCAGCAGGCCGTCATCACCCAGTTCGGCAAGTACAAGTCCACCGTGGGCGCCGGCTTCAACTGGCGCCTGCCGTACCCCATCCAGCGCCATGAGCTGGTCTTCGTGACGCAGATCCGTTCGGTCGACGTCGGCCGCGACGTGGTGATCAAGGCCACCGGCCTGCGCGAGTCGGCCATGCTGACCGAGGACGAGAACATCGTCGAGATCAAGTTCGCCGTGCAGTACCGCCTGAACGACGCGCGCGCCTACCTGTTCGAAAGCCGCAATCCGGCCGATGCCGTGGTGCAGGCCGCCGAAACGGCGGTGCGTGAGGTGGTGGGCAAGATGAAGATGGACTCGGCCCTGTCCGAGGAACGCGACCAGATCGCCCCGCGCGTGCGCAAGCTCATGCAGGACATCCTGGACCGCTACAAGGTCGGTATCGAGGTGGTGGGCATCAACCTGCAGCAGGGCGGCGTGCGTCCGCCCGAGCAGGTGCAGGCCGCCTTCGACGACGTGCTCAAGGCCGGCCAGGAGCGCGAGCGCCTGAAGAACGAGGCCCAGGCCTATGCCAACGACGTGGTGCCGCGTGCCATCGGTACCGCCTCGCGCCTGAAGGAAGAGGCCGAAGGTTACAAGTCCCGCATCGTGGCCCAGGCCCAGGGTGACGGACAGCGCTTCCGCTCGGTGCTCACCGAGTACCAGAAGGCACCCCAGGTCACGCGCGACCGCCTCTACCTGGAATCCATGCAGCTGATCTACGGCAACGTGACCAAGGTGCTGGTCGATTCGAAGCAAGGCTCCAACCTGCTGTACCTGCCGCTGGACAAGATCATGCAGCTCAGTGGCGACGCGACGGCCGCGCCGCTCATGCAGGGCGTAGCGCCCGGCCTTGCAACGCCGACGCCCCCGTCGTCCGCCGCCGCTGCCGATGCGCGCTCGCGCGAGAACCTGCGTTCGCGTGAACGCGAAACCCGATAA
- a CDS encoding DUF817 domain-containing protein has product MRPLPSQALRGWRRYLTEFVYFGIKEARACLFVGLFFAAVFLVPRQGFLGLPRYDVLLVVALLIQAWMVWARLETLDELKAISVFHLVGFALEVFKTSGGIQSWSYPDAAYTKLWGVPLFAGFMYAAVGSYIIQAWRLLDLRVEHHPPYWMAALVAAAIYANFFTHHYIGDYRWYLAACALGLYARSSVVFRPLDRERRMPLLLSFVLIGFFIWLAENISTFFGVWRYPNQLGAWSAVHVGKWSSWSLLVVMTFTIVAHLKHIKQRIHVPL; this is encoded by the coding sequence ATGCGACCGCTGCCCAGCCAGGCGCTGCGGGGCTGGCGCCGTTACCTCACTGAATTCGTCTATTTCGGCATCAAGGAAGCCCGCGCCTGCCTCTTCGTCGGGCTCTTTTTTGCGGCCGTGTTCCTGGTGCCGCGCCAGGGTTTCCTGGGCCTGCCGCGTTACGACGTGCTGCTGGTCGTGGCACTGCTGATCCAGGCCTGGATGGTCTGGGCGCGGCTGGAGACGCTGGACGAGCTCAAGGCCATTTCGGTGTTCCACCTGGTCGGCTTCGCGCTGGAAGTCTTCAAGACCTCGGGCGGCATCCAGTCCTGGTCCTACCCCGATGCCGCCTACACCAAGCTCTGGGGCGTGCCGCTCTTCGCGGGCTTCATGTATGCCGCGGTCGGCAGCTACATCATCCAGGCCTGGCGCCTGCTGGACCTGCGGGTCGAACACCATCCGCCTTACTGGATGGCGGCGCTGGTGGCCGCGGCCATCTATGCCAATTTCTTCACCCATCACTACATCGGCGACTACCGCTGGTACCTGGCCGCTTGCGCGCTGGGCCTGTACGCGCGGTCCAGCGTGGTGTTCCGGCCGCTGGACCGCGAGCGGCGCATGCCCTTGCTGCTGTCCTTCGTGCTGATCGGCTTTTTCATCTGGCTGGCCGAGAACATCAGCACCTTCTTCGGGGTCTGGCGATACCCCAACCAGCTGGGGGCCTGGTCGGCCGTCCATGTGGGCAAGTGGAGCTCCTGGTCGCTGCTGGTGGTCATGACCTTCACCATCGTGGCCCATCTCAAGCACATCAAGCAACGCATCCATGTTCCCCTTTGA
- a CDS encoding DUF2189 domain-containing protein, whose amino-acid sequence MSENSHNADHSLPVTPAPYVPPPPVGPRREILPLGFADPFRWLARGWRDLTAEMGIALFYGMCFWAMALTLGAVFRYKPEYAMSIVSGCLLVGPFLALGLYEVSRRRELGLSPDLGASLTCWDARIGSMGLLVLVLVVLELLWGRASLVVFAVFFNTGMPSTAGVLQAIFNPENWEFVAVYLVVGGVFAGLVFATSVVSIPMILDRDTDAISASLTSIQVFFTHLPVLLLWGALITGLVTIALIPWGLGLLLIGPWLGHASWHAYRGSVRWLD is encoded by the coding sequence ATGAGCGAGAACAGCCACAACGCCGACCACAGCCTGCCCGTCACCCCCGCGCCCTATGTGCCGCCACCCCCGGTGGGGCCCCGGCGCGAGATCCTGCCCCTGGGTTTCGCCGACCCCTTCCGCTGGCTGGCACGCGGCTGGCGCGACCTGACGGCCGAGATGGGCATTGCGCTGTTCTACGGCATGTGTTTCTGGGCCATGGCGCTGACGCTGGGCGCGGTCTTCCGCTACAAACCCGAATACGCCATGTCCATCGTCTCGGGCTGCCTGCTGGTCGGCCCCTTCCTGGCCCTGGGCCTGTACGAGGTGAGCCGGCGGCGCGAGTTGGGCCTGTCGCCCGACCTGGGCGCCTCGCTGACCTGCTGGGACGCGCGCATCGGCAGCATGGGCCTGCTGGTGCTGGTGCTGGTCGTGCTGGAGCTGCTCTGGGGCCGCGCCTCGCTGGTGGTGTTCGCGGTCTTCTTCAACACCGGCATGCCGTCCACGGCCGGCGTGCTGCAGGCCATCTTCAATCCCGAGAACTGGGAATTCGTCGCGGTCTACCTGGTGGTGGGCGGTGTCTTCGCCGGCCTGGTCTTTGCCACCTCGGTCGTGTCCATCCCCATGATCCTGGACCGCGACACCGACGCCATCTCGGCCTCGCTCACCAGCATCCAGGTCTTTTTCACCCACCTGCCGGTGCTGTTGCTCTGGGGGGCGCTGATCACCGGGCTGGTCACCATCGCCCTGATCCCCTGGGGTCTGGGCCTGCTGCTGATCGGGCCCTGGCTGGGGCATGCGAGCTGGCATGCGTATCGCGGGTCAGTGCGCTGGCTCGATTGA